A portion of the Glycine max cultivar Williams 82 chromosome 10, Glycine_max_v4.0, whole genome shotgun sequence genome contains these proteins:
- the LOC100781292 gene encoding golgin IMH1, whose amino-acid sequence MAKKKVSQSHDPKESQNVKQPLPMATPTDGSSELQIQNLKNLNAVLLKETTQRRQQIHSLQSALQQSAVTYDTNLAFDVQNAVVSVFFKNQLEEMNLRFDTLVGEKDYEVAVLKRQLNDLAARLENETSSLVKERDGLVRETKRLEECFDRERKLRDEAETARSEGEKVLSRKQRDIAELETERDFAVKSSQESLSFIETLREEIEAVTRDKSEIQSRNNALENKIGYLENELKRLNQSTKKDEEITRAKILELEGNLGLALQKEEEMKVEISALLKEKKEVEKSVETLTEEKDGVRKALNVLQKELEDKQHELDEAVRVRSEIEEVKGNLENEIVELLGKVDELKESWEKSEEENKELVSQVKHYRNAVDEAVLEKESIKKVFDGEKKKVENLQLQIAGIEKVVAKSNAELGQVRSERDKLVEKEKKLEGKVSVLRKENESLQGMLAEARKESKDLNAKVEVWCSNSNKALALLKTTAAALVYQHKERGGEEVASNGNHVEEIQPYAQELDAIKKAFKSKDEMVDDMKQQLVSLNKSVAEAHKSKSLWTMISSATTIFAAVLAAYVARGR is encoded by the coding sequence ATGGCCAAAAAGAAAGTCTCTCAATCTCACGACCCCAAAGAATCCCAAAACGTAAAGCAACCCTTGCCAATGGCTACTCCAACCGATGGCTCCTCAGAACTGCAGATTCAGAACCTCAAAAACCTCAACGCCGTCCTTCTCAAGGAGACCACCCAACGCCGCCAGCAGATTCACTCTCTCCAGTCCGCGCTCCAGCAATCCGCCGTCACCTACGACACCAACCTCGCCTTTGACGTCCAAAACGCTGTCGTTTCTGTCTTCTTCAAAAACCAGCTCGAGGAAATGAACCTTCGCTTCGACACGCTCGTCGGAGAGAAGGACTACGAGGTTGCGGTTCTCAAGCGCCAGCTCAATGACCTCGCCGCCCGTCTCGAGAACGAAACCAGTTCTCTCGTTAAAGAGCGTGACGGACTCGTTCGCGAGACGAAGCGGCTGGAGGAGTGCTTTGACAGAGAGAGGAAGCTTCGGGATGAAGCGGAGACGGCTAGGTCTGAAGGCGAAAAGGTTTTGTCTCGGAAACAGAGAGACATTGCGGAACTTGAAACGGAGAGAGATTTCGCGGTGAAGAGTTCTCAGGAGTCGCTTAGTTTTATTGAAACGCTGAGGGAGGAGATTGAAGCGGTGACTAGGGACAAGAGTGAGATTCAAAGCCGAAACAATGCCCTAGAGAACAAAATCGGTTATCTGGAAAATGAGTTGAAGCGACTCAACCAGTCTACGAAGAAGGACGAGGAGATTACTCGTGCAAAGATTCTCGAACTGGAAGGTAACCTTGGCCTTGCGTTGCAGAAGGAAGAGGAGATGAAAGTGGAGATAAGTGCTCTTCTCAAGGAGAAGAAGGAGGTGGAAAAGAGCGTTGAAACGTTAACAGAGGAAAAAGATGGTGTTCGTAAGGCTTTGAATGTTCTTCAGAAGGAGTTAGAGGATAAGCAGCACGAGCTTGATGAAGCTGTTAGAGTGAGGAGTGAGATCGAGGAGGTCAAGGGCAATCTCGAGAATGAAATTGTTGAGTTGCTAGGGAAAGTGGATGAGTTGAAAGAGTCTTGGGAAAAGTCTGAAGAGGAAAACAAAGAGTTGGTTTCGCAGGTTAAGCATTATAGAAATGCTGTCGATGAAGCTGTGCTTGAGAAGGAAAGCATCAAGAAGGTGTTTGATGGGGAGAAAAAGAAAGTGGAGAATTTGCAGTTGCAGATTGCAGGGATAGAGAAAGTGGTTGCGAAGAGCAATGCTGAATTGGGACAGGTGAGAAGCGAAAGAGACAAGCTAGTTGAGAAGGAAAAGAAGCTGGAAGGCAAAGTGAGTGTTTTGAGGAAGGAAAATGAATCATTGCAGGGTATGCTCGCCGAGGCTCGAAAGGAATCCAAGGATTTGAATGCCAAGGTTGAAGTTTGGTGCAGCAATTCAAACAAAGCACTGGCATTGTTGAAGACTACTGCTGCTGCACTTGTGTATCAACACAAGGAAAGGGGTGGTGAGGAAGTGGCGTCCAATGGGAATCATGTGGAGGAAATTCAGCCATATGCTCAGGAACTTGATGCAATAAAGAAGGCATTCAAAAGCAAGGATGAGATGGTGGATGACATGAAGCAACAACTTGTTTCACTCAACAAATCTGTGGCTGAGGCACACAAGAGTAAGAGCTTGTGGACTATGATATCCTCTGCAACTACAATTTTTGCTGCTGTCTTAGCTGCTTATGTTGCTAGAGGACGCTGA